CGCCGGAGACCGCGTCCCAGGCGCGGTATTCGAGCGCCTCCTCGCTCCAGGAGACGACCCGGAGTTCGAGCATGTCCCCGGAGCCGAGCACGTCGTCTGCCGGCGCGGCAATCGCCGCACCCGCCTCCTGCGTCAGCGCAGGTCCGGCCGCAAGAAGCGGCGGGATTGCACAAAAAAATGTCGCGAGCACAATACACTGCCGCGATATCGCCTGAAACAGCCGGAGAGGCTGGACTTGTTTCGGCATAGGAACCACCCTTGTCCCAGTACTAGTAACCTGACGTCGCATTCTCCAGCGCGGAAGGATCGTTTGTTCAACACGGGGACAGCGCCCAATGGGACACACCATCACTGCCATCGTGCCGACCTTCAACAGAGGTGCGATGCTCGCAGAAACACTAACCGGAATTCTGCGGCAAAAAAGGCCGGTCGACCAGATTATTGTCCAGGACGACGGCTCCACCGACGAAACGCCCGAAATTGTGGCACCTCTTGTGGCCGCAGAGGGGCATCGCCTGCACTACGAACGCACCGAAAACGGCGGCAAGTCCCGCGCGCTCAACCGGGCGTTGAGCAAGGCGACGGGCGACTACATCTGGATCTGCGACGACGACGACATCGCCCTGCCGGAGGCCACCGCAAAGCTCGCCGCCCATCTCGACGCCGATCCGACGCTGGGCGTGGTCGCGGGGCGCCACGAGCGGTTCTCGACGCGGCCGGACGGCAAGCCGGTGCTCGACGGCACGGGCTACTGGCCCGACCTGAGCCGGGGCAGCGCGCTGCGCCACACGCTCGAGGACATCTTCTTCTTCCAGAACGCCACGCTCGTGCGCCGGGACTGCTACGACTGCGTCGGCCCGTTCGACGAGACGCTCACGCGCTCGATCGACTATGAGATGACGGTGCGGCTCCTCGCGCGCTTCCCCGCGCAGGTGATCGAGGACGTGATCTTTCTCCAGCGCAAGCACGACGGCGCGCGCGGCCCGGCGGGGCAACAACATGCCGCGGCAAGATCCGAGGAGGTCTGGAGAGAGACCGACAGGGAGATCTTCGCCCGCTTCCGCCACGACCTGCCGCTGTCGCTCTACGAGGCGATGTTCGAGACCGGCGATCCCGGACGCAGGCGGCGCGCGGCGCTGCTCGAGCGGGGCGCGGTCTATGCCCGCCGCCGCGACTGGGAAGCGGCGCTCGAGGATTTCGAGGCGGCGGCGCGCCTCGCCCCGGCCTGCGACCTGAGTGTCGAGGAGGCGCGGATCGCGGTGCGCGCGATGGCCGCGAAACACGGCGCCGACGAGGTCTTCGCCCCGGAACGCCGCCGCAGCCTGCGCCGCATCGCCCGCTCCGGCAGGGCGGGACGGTCGCTGACCCGCTGGCTCGGGCGCGGTGCCCTCTGGCGGCTGCGCGCGGCGGTCGAGGCGCGGCAGGCGCGCGAGGCGATGCGAATCGCCGCCTTCCTCGCCGCCGTGCCACCGGCCACGGATCCGATCCCCGAAACCGCCGATCCCGCGCTGCGCGAGCGCGACACCCTTCCGCTGGAGGCCTACGCATGGTGACCCCGACGCCCGCCGATCAGGTCGTGATCCTGATCCCGACCCTCAACGAGGCGGCACATATCGCCGGCGTCCTCGACCAGATCCTTTCCGAGGACCGCCTTGCCCAGGGGGCGCGGGTGATCGTCGCCGATGGCGGCTCCACCGACGGCACGACGGAGATCGTCGGCGATCTCGCCGCGACGCGCTACCGCAACCTGCGCCTCATCGACAATCCGAAGCGCACCCAGGCCCACGCGATGAACATGCTGCTGAAACCGGATTTCGCCGGGACGACCGTCGCGATCCGGGTCGACGCCCATGCGCAATATCCGCGGGACTTCGTCTCCCGCCTCGTCGCGGAACTGGACGCCCGGCCCGGTGTCGCCTCCGTCGTGATCCCGATGGACGCGGTGCCGACGGAGTCCTGCTTCCGCCGCGGCCTCGCCTATGTCGCCGACACGAAGCTCGGGGCGGGCGGGTCTCCGCATCGCGGCGGCACCGCCTCTGGCTATGTCGATCACGGCCATCACGCCGCCTTCCGGCTCGAAACCTTCCGCATCCTCGGCGGCTACGACACCTCATTCATCGCCAATGAGGATGCCGAATACGACCGCCGCCTCGGCAAATCCGGCCGCCGGATCTGGCTCGAAAGCTCGATCCGCATCGGCTATTATCCACGCGACACGATCGCCGGCCTGTGGAAACAGTATTTCCGCTACGGCGTCGGGCGCGCGCGCAACTGCCTCAAGCACGGCGACCGCCCCGCCCTGCGCCAGATGATCCCCGTGATCCATGTCGTCCTGCTCGCGCTGTCGCTCCTCGCCCTGCCCTTCACCGCCTGGGGCTGGCTCTGGCCGGTGCTCTATGCCGGGCTCCTCTCCGCCGTCGCCGTCGCGATGGCCCTCCGGCACCGCAGCCTCTGCGGGCTCGTCGCGCTGCCTGCCCTGGCGACCATGCACACGGCCTGGGGGCTCGGGTTCCTCTGGGGCGCCGGCAGGGGACGGCCGCAGGCGGCGATGCCCGTGCGCGGGCTCGGCTGAGCGATGCGCCGCGACGGCCCGGCCGGCCACATCGCCTTCTTCGGCCACAACGCAAAGGACGCCGCCGTGCGCCGCCGCGCCGTCGCCATGCAGCGCGCGGGGTTCGAGGTGACGGGCTTCATGCCCCGGCGCGGCCCGGCGGCAGAGGCACCCTTCGCCCTCGTCGATCTCGGGGAGACGGAGGACAACGCCTATGCCCGGCGGATCGGCTCGGTCTTCTCGGGTGCGCGCCGGGCGCTGGCGCAGCGCGACCTGCTGGCACGCGCCGATCTGTTCTATGCGCGCAACCTCGACATGCTGGCCATGGCGCTCCTGCTGCGCCGGCGCGGCGGTTTCGATGTGCCGGTGGTCTACGAATGCCTCGACGTGCATCACAAGCTGACGGGCGACGGGCCCGCGGCCCGGCTCCTGCGCGGGATCGAGGGGCGGCTCACCGCGGCCTCCGATCTTCTCGTCGTCTCCTCGCCCCGCTTCGAGGAAGAGCATTTCCGCCGTCACTATCCCGGCCGCTACCGGCACCTTCTGGTCGAGAACCGGCTCATCGCGGGGGATGCCTACGGACCGCGCCCCGAGGCGTTCCCCACGCCGGAGCCGGGAAAGCTGCGCCTCGGCTGGTTCGGGAACCTGCGCTGCCGCCGCTCGCTCGAACTGATGAAGCGGCTGGCGCGCGCCTATCCCGACCGTCTCGAGATCGTGCTGCGCGGCTATCCCGCCCTGTCGGTCATTCCCGATCTCGACGGCGAGATCGCCCCTTTCGCCAATATCGCCTGGCACGGGCGCTACCGCGCGCCGGAGGATCTGGCGCGGATCTATGGCGAGGTCGACGCGGTCTGGGCGGGCGACTGGTACGAGGCGGGGCACAATTCGCTCTGGCTCCTGCCGAACCGGATCTACGAGGGCGGCTATTTCGGCGTCCCCGCCCTCGCCCCCGACGGCACCCAGACGGCGCGCTGGCTGTCCGACCACGGCTGCGGCCTGCTCGTCCCGGAGCCGGTGGAGGAGCGGCTCGTCGAGGCGGTGGGCGCGCTCCTCGCCGATCCCGCGCCGCTCCATGCCCGGCGCGCCGCCCTCGCCGCGCTGCCGCAGGAGGTCTTCGTCGAGCCGCCGGAGATGATGCGGACGATGGCCGCGATGGCGCGTGCCGCGCGGTCAGGGCACCAGGGGTGAAAAGGCCGCAGGGCGGCTTTTGGGCACGTATTCGGTGCCGTAGACATCGGGATACTGGATCGCGAGCGTCACCTCGGTGATATGGAGCGCGAAGACGCCCCCGAGACGCGCCGCCCGCCCGGCACGGATCGCGCGCGCCATGTCGGCGATGCCCAGCGCGAAGTTCATCGGATGCGCGGTCTTGGCAAAGGCGATCCGGCGGTCGCGGCGGCCGTTCAAGCGCCACGTGCGCGAGAAGTTGAGCCATTTCTTCAGCCGCCGCTGGGTCCGCGTCGCGGCGAGGGGGATCGCATGCACGGGCGTATTGAAATCCCAGACCTCGCGCGCGCGCAGCTCGCCCTCGTCGCAGAAGATGCGCAGCTGGTGGTCGTGCGGGGCGACGACGGAATTGGTCAGACGCGCGATCACCCCCTCCCCGAAGCTCAGCAGCGCACAGGAGAAATCTGGCGTGCGATATTCCGCGGGCGTCTTCGGCCCCTTGTCCTCGATGCAGAGCGCGGCCACCGACACCACCCGCTCCACCGGGCCGAACATCGCGACGAGCCAGGACAGCATATAGCCCGCATGTTCGAGCGTGCAGCCGGTCCGCAACTCGTCCTCCGCAGGCCAGGGGGCGCCCGAGGGGCTGATCCAGTCCTCGAAGCCGAGCCGGTGGATCATGCCCTCGTCGATCTCCGCGTAGACGAGACGCGGGGCGCCGAGGCGACGCTCGCGCACCGCCGTCCACATCGTCCGCGCGGCATCGCCGAGCACGCTCGACGGCGCGCAGACGAGCTGGAGCCCGGCAGCCTGCGCGAGCGCCGTCAGTTCCTCCGCCTGCGCGAGCGCGAGCGCGAGCGGCTTTTCCGAATAGACATGCTTGCCGGCGAGCAGGCAGCGTTTCGTCGTGTCGTAATGGTGGCGCGGATTGGTGAGGTTGACGACGATCTCCACCCCCGGATCCGCGAGCAGCGCGTCGAAATCGGCATAGGCCGACAGGCCATGGAGGTGCACGAATCGCGCGAGCCGTTCGGCCGAGACATCCCAGACCCCGCGCAGCACCAGTTCGTCGCGGTGATTGGCAAAGGTCTGCTGGTAGAAATCGGCGACATAGCCGCAGCCGAGATAGGCGATTCCCGTGCGGCGGTCCCCCGCGGGCGGCGACATCGCCGTGACGAATTCCGGCGACGACTCCTGCGCCGGCGCGTCACGCCCTCCGGAAGCCTCGCGCAGAGACGGCATCGGCGGGGCGGATCGGCTCAGAAGCGCGAAAAGTTGCATAATATCTCATCGACCTGCCACTGAAGGACGGGGCCGGCGCGGCGAAATGTCGATTTCGGCATGGCCCGCGACGCCTGGTTTCATGCTATCCTGCCTTGGACGCCGCTCAACGTTTTTCTTGGGCGGCAGATCGCCGATGGCGGGCCTGCCCAAATATTCCGCTGTTTCGGCCCTGTGTGAAAGAGTAGGAGCGCCCTTTGGCCGCGGTTGACACGTACCTCCGGATCGGTTCCCGGTTCTATATCCCCGGCCTCACGGCCCAGAAACGCGACCAGATCCTCGTGACAATCTGGTTTCTCGCCACCTTCAAGCAGTTTCCGATGGACGAGCTCGTGCTCTATCCGCTCGCGCTCTATTTCGCCTGTGCCTTCGCACGCGACATCGACGCGCTCTTCCCGGTGCTGAAGCGCGGCGGATGGATGCTTTTCCCCTTCCCGATCTGGTGCACGCTCTCGGTGCTCTGGGGGCTCGAGGCGGGGCTGATCGTGAAATCCTCGCTGCAACTCTATCTCACGGTGCTCATCTCCTTCTGCGCCGCGCTCCGGCTCGAACAGCGACAACTCGTCTTTTCGTTCATGATCGCCGCCGGGGTCTTTGCCGTGCTGAGCCGCTTCGCGGCGCCGGGACCGCCGGAACGCGGCATCTTCGGGTCCAAGAACCAGATGGGGCTCAACATGGTGATGCTCTGGCTCGCCGCGCTCTGCGTGCTCTTCGATCCGGGACAGCGGCGGGCCTTCCGCATCCTCGCCCTCGTCCTCGCGGCGCTCTCGCTCAACCTCGTCTTCATCGCCCAGTCGGCCACCGCCGTGCTGCTCGCCTTCGGGCTGCTGGGGCTCGTGGGCTTCATCCTGCTGCTGCGCGGGCGCG
The nucleotide sequence above comes from Celeribacter indicus. Encoded proteins:
- a CDS encoding glycosyltransferase family 2 protein, which translates into the protein MGHTITAIVPTFNRGAMLAETLTGILRQKRPVDQIIVQDDGSTDETPEIVAPLVAAEGHRLHYERTENGGKSRALNRALSKATGDYIWICDDDDIALPEATAKLAAHLDADPTLGVVAGRHERFSTRPDGKPVLDGTGYWPDLSRGSALRHTLEDIFFFQNATLVRRDCYDCVGPFDETLTRSIDYEMTVRLLARFPAQVIEDVIFLQRKHDGARGPAGQQHAAARSEEVWRETDREIFARFRHDLPLSLYEAMFETGDPGRRRRAALLERGAVYARRRDWEAALEDFEAAARLAPACDLSVEEARIAVRAMAAKHGADEVFAPERRRSLRRIARSGRAGRSLTRWLGRGALWRLRAAVEARQAREAMRIAAFLAAVPPATDPIPETADPALRERDTLPLEAYAW
- a CDS encoding glycosyltransferase family 2 protein, which codes for MVTPTPADQVVILIPTLNEAAHIAGVLDQILSEDRLAQGARVIVADGGSTDGTTEIVGDLAATRYRNLRLIDNPKRTQAHAMNMLLKPDFAGTTVAIRVDAHAQYPRDFVSRLVAELDARPGVASVVIPMDAVPTESCFRRGLAYVADTKLGAGGSPHRGGTASGYVDHGHHAAFRLETFRILGGYDTSFIANEDAEYDRRLGKSGRRIWLESSIRIGYYPRDTIAGLWKQYFRYGVGRARNCLKHGDRPALRQMIPVIHVVLLALSLLALPFTAWGWLWPVLYAGLLSAVAVAMALRHRSLCGLVALPALATMHTAWGLGFLWGAGRGRPQAAMPVRGLG
- a CDS encoding Gfo/Idh/MocA family protein, coding for MQLFALLSRSAPPMPSLREASGGRDAPAQESSPEFVTAMSPPAGDRRTGIAYLGCGYVADFYQQTFANHRDELVLRGVWDVSAERLARFVHLHGLSAYADFDALLADPGVEIVVNLTNPRHHYDTTKRCLLAGKHVYSEKPLALALAQAEELTALAQAAGLQLVCAPSSVLGDAARTMWTAVRERRLGAPRLVYAEIDEGMIHRLGFEDWISPSGAPWPAEDELRTGCTLEHAGYMLSWLVAMFGPVERVVSVAALCIEDKGPKTPAEYRTPDFSCALLSFGEGVIARLTNSVVAPHDHQLRIFCDEGELRAREVWDFNTPVHAIPLAATRTQRRLKKWLNFSRTWRLNGRRDRRIAFAKTAHPMNFALGIADMARAIRAGRAARLGGVFALHITEVTLAIQYPDVYGTEYVPKSRPAAFSPLVP
- a CDS encoding O-antigen ligase family protein encodes the protein MAAVDTYLRIGSRFYIPGLTAQKRDQILVTIWFLATFKQFPMDELVLYPLALYFACAFARDIDALFPVLKRGGWMLFPFPIWCTLSVLWGLEAGLIVKSSLQLYLTVLISFCAALRLEQRQLVFSFMIAAGVFAVLSRFAAPGPPERGIFGSKNQMGLNMVMLWLAALCVLFDPGQRRAFRILALVLAALSLNLVFIAQSATAVLLAFGLLGLVGFILLLRGRGLLHPQVMLTLSLGLGVLIFGGALFLSTSSVDVAGIILEKFGKDATLTGRTVLWGYAFDQIRENPLLGVGHGGFWRPYDWTSLARKIYVDFHMALSARFYFHNAYLEVAVHQGLIGLAFALLAFGFGVWQTTVALLRRIDMPQAFFFSIAAMMLVRNMTEPGLMTAFAQMTMILYMGALMEARDRAGIDPGAV